The following proteins come from a genomic window of Bactrocera tryoni isolate S06 chromosome 1, CSIRO_BtryS06_freeze2, whole genome shotgun sequence:
- the LOC120772711 gene encoding 1-aminocyclopropane-1-carboxylate oxidase-like, which translates to MLKTKANDDKVDTLLTKGLVPIIDLAHCGTEEAPVRSVVNRVGHQLQKCLSEKGLCLLVNHGISDEKLKTAWDHLDDFVDLPNDVRELYIRTGDDNHGYVRPGVERFDGKTPELRHAFNICTLNATNLPEEPLPGFAEHISSLAQDFKALSRFILQALAVSLDIPQSFFLEKHSHMLSGDHDNESTLRLLYYPPIIEDTDDKNDFVKGSCIYSYQRCLSDQPDFRPESNPRDEINELDGNEENTSTTVRQLPNGEMIRCGAHTDYGTFTLLAQDSEGGLEVKLPGSEKWQRVGHLPGAILINCGEILSIWTKERYPALPHRVVIPEQQHIRSRGRHSIAFFCHPDNLTMISPNDLPNTEAGTDTVDKKPRKKSFKAAKEKVYNAYQLIQKRFRETYGQQNSH; encoded by the exons GGACTGAGGAGGCGCCAGTCCGTTCAGTTGTGAATCGAGTAGGGCACCagttacaaaaatgtttgagCGAGAAGGGACTCTGCTTGCTTGTAAATCATGGTATTTCCGATGAAAAG TTGAAAACCGCTTGGGATCATCTAGATGACTTTGTTGATCTACCGAATGACGTAAGAGAGCTTTATATACGCACCGGTGATGATAATCATGGATACGTGCGTCCTGGCGTTGAACGTTTCGATGGCAAAACACCCGAATTACGTCACGCTTTCAACATATGCACATTAAATGCTACAAATCTACCTGAAGAGCCATTGCCCGGATTCGCGGAACATATATCTTCGTTGGCACAGGATTTCAAAGCCCTTTCGCGCTTCATCCTGCAGGCACTTGCCGTCTCCCTCGACATACCACAATCGTTCTTCCTCGAGAAGCACTCACACATGCTGTCTGGTGATCACGACAATGAGTCCACACTGCGCCTCCTCTATTATCCTCCAATCATTGAAGATACCGATGATAAGAATGACTTTGTCAAAGGAAGTTGCATTTACAGCTATCAGCGCTGCTTGTCAGATCAGCCTGATTTCCGTCCCGAATCGAATCCGCGTGATGAAATTAACGAACTGGATGGAAATGAAGAGAACACGAGCACCACTGTACGCCAATTGCCCAACGGTGAGATGATACGTTGTGGTGCGCACACAGATTATGGCACATTCACATTATTGGCACAAGACTCAGAAGGTGGCCTGGAGGTGAAATTGCCTGGAAGTGAAAAGTGGCAGCGCGTTGGTCATCTGCCCGGTGCCATATTGATTAACTGCGGTGAAATCCTCTCAATATGGACAAAAGAAAGATATCCTGCATTG ccTCATCGTGTTGTGATACCGGAGCAGCAACATATACGTTCGCGAGGACGTCACTCAATAGCATTCTTCTGCCATCCCG ATAACCTAACTATGATATCACCAAATGATCTGCCAAACACCGAAGCCGGCACAGACACCGTCGACAAGAAACCACGCAAGAAGTCATTCAAAGCGGCGAAAGAGAA AGTCTACAACGCTTACCAGTTGATACAGAAGAGATTTCGCGAAACGTATGGACAGCAAAACTCGCACTGA
- the LOC120772683 gene encoding octopamine receptor beta-1R isoform X1, whose protein sequence is MPQSLATTSANNFAQITASTITVMAATNTKTVVLLAVAMLVLFVAFSGNVAGVAAAAAAASNTNDEHLRIIAGADSGEATATKAAITLEKHIGITAPVVVVTSTPPLQGDQPMYLGFMASVLLNDEDGNGSGGGKGTDSRAGLGSANGGGNLVPIKSAVAAAATAAKAFNDSLASAVTATSTAASASTPEWSTHLAFVIFKCCVIILIILAAILGNVLVIVSVMRHRKLRIITNYFVVSLAVADMLVALCAMTFNASVEITGKWMFGAVMCDVWNSFDVYFSTASIMHLCCISVDRYYAIVQPLDYPLIMTQGRVYFMLLMVWLLPALLSFLPICSGWYTTEENWKYLKSNPHICEFKVNKAYAIVSSSMSFWIPGFVMVFMYYRIYQEAVRQERLVYRSKVAALLLDKHLQISQIPKPRPSIQVEQSTITTMRRERKAARTLGIIMSAFLLCWAPFFLWYLTSTLCSSCTTPRIVVGILFWIGYFNSALNPIIYAYFNRDFRGAFKKTLKSCCPYDLINCRVSAGADLPPYINSTASSEIHMNIIRTRQYATSSSNQLQPLYQN, encoded by the exons ATGCCACAATCATTAGCCACAACAAGTGCCAACAACTTTGCGCAAATAACTGCGAGCACAATAACGGTGATGGCTGCGACGAACACAAAAACTGTAGTTCTGCTCGCCGTCGCCATGCTCGTTCTGTTTGTGGCCTTCTCAGGGAATGTGGCTGGtgtggcagcagcggcggcggcggccaGCAACACGAACGACGAGCACTTAAGAATTATCGCCGGTGCGGATTCTGGTGAAGCGACGGCCACAAAAGCCGCAATTACTTTGGAAAAGCACATTGGTATAACTgcacctgttgttgttgtaacatcTACGCCACCCTTGCAGGGCGATCAGCCGATGTATTTGGGTTTCATGGCGAGCGTGTTGCTTAATGATGAAGACGGCAATGGCAGTGGCGGCGGTAAGGGCACAGACAGTCGGGCCGGCCTTGGGAGTGCAAATGGTGGCGGCAATTTAGTTCCTATAAAATCAGCGGTGGCAGCTGCCGCGACCGCGGCGAAAGCATTCAACGACTCGTTAGCGTCAGCCGTGACGGCGACGTCGACGGCTGCGTCTGCTTCAACACCCGAATGGTCGACACACTTGGCATTTGTCATATTCAAATGTTGCGTTATTATACTCATTATACTCGCAGCCATACTCGGCAACGTGCTCGTGATTGTGTCCGTTATGCGGCATCGGAAATTGCG CATTATCACGAACTACTTTGTGGTTTCGTTAGCCGTGGCTGATATGTTGGTGGCCCTGTGCGCCATGACATTCAACGCTTCCGTCGAGATTACCGGGAAATGGATGTTCGGCGCCGTAATGTGCGATGTGTGGAACAGTTTCGATGTTTACTTCTCAACGGCGAGTATTATGCACCTCTGCTGCATATCTGTGGATAG ATATTACGCGATTGTGCAACCGCTCGATTATccactgattatgacgcagggACGTGTGTACTTTATGCTCTTGATGGTGTGGCTGTTGCCCGCGCTTCTCTCATTTCTACCGATCTGCTCGGGCTGGTACACGACGGAGGAAAATTGGAAATACTTAAAAAGCAATCCACAC ATATGCGAATTCAAAGTGAACAAGGCGTACGCCATAGTTAGTTCCTCGATGAGTTTCTGGATACCTGGTTTCGTAATGGTCTTCATGTACTATCGCATTTATCAAGAGGCTGTACGACAGGAACGGCTTGTCTACAG ATCCAAAGTTGCTGCCCTCCTTCTAGACAAACATTTGCAGATTAGCCAAATACCCAAGCCGCGACCAAGTATCCAAGTCGAACAGTCGACCATTACAACAATGCGCCGGGAGCGCAAGGCCGCACGTACGCTTGGAATAATAATGAGTGCTTTTCTACTCTGTTGGGCGCCATTTTTCCTATG GTATTTAACGTCCACACTTTGCTCTAGTTGCACCACACCgcgcattgttgttggtatacTCTTTTGGATCGGCTACTTCAATTCGGCTTTGAATCCCATTATTTATGCCTACTTCAATCGTGATTTTCGTGGAGCTTTCAAGAAAACACTGAAG tCCTGCTGCCCATATGACCTCATAAATTGTCGCGTCAGCGCGGGCGCTGACCTGCCGCCATACATCAACTCCACCGCCTCCTCCGAAATACACATGAACATTATACGAACTCGTCAATACGCCACGTCGTCATCGAATCAGCTGCAACCGCTCTACcagaactaa
- the LOC120772683 gene encoding octopamine receptor beta-1R isoform X2 has translation MPQSLATTSANNFAQITASTITVMAATNTKTVVLLAVAMLVLFVAFSGNVAGVAAAAAAASNTNDEHLRIIAGADSGEATATKAAITLEKHIGITAPVVVVTSTPPLQGDQPMYLGFMASVLLNDEDGNGSGGGKGTDSRAGLGSANGGGNLVPIKSAVAAAATAAKAFNDSLASAVTATSTAASASTPEWSTHLAFVIFKCCVIILIILAAILGNVLVIVSVMRHRKLRIITNYFVVSLAVADMLVALCAMTFNASVEITGKWMFGAVMCDVWNSFDVYFSTASIMHLCCISVDRYYAIVQPLDYPLIMTQGRVYFMLLMVWLLPALLSFLPICSGWYTTEENWKYLKSNPHICEFKVNKAYAIVSSSMSFWIPGFVMVFMYYRIYQEAVRQERLVYRSKVAALLLDKHLQISQIPKPRPSIQVEQSTITTMRRERKAARTLGIIMSAFLLCWAPFFLWYLTSTLCSSCTTPRIVVGILFWIGYFNSALNPIIYAYFNRDFRGAFKKTLKLAFTFLIRCLSPSKC, from the exons ATGCCACAATCATTAGCCACAACAAGTGCCAACAACTTTGCGCAAATAACTGCGAGCACAATAACGGTGATGGCTGCGACGAACACAAAAACTGTAGTTCTGCTCGCCGTCGCCATGCTCGTTCTGTTTGTGGCCTTCTCAGGGAATGTGGCTGGtgtggcagcagcggcggcggcggccaGCAACACGAACGACGAGCACTTAAGAATTATCGCCGGTGCGGATTCTGGTGAAGCGACGGCCACAAAAGCCGCAATTACTTTGGAAAAGCACATTGGTATAACTgcacctgttgttgttgtaacatcTACGCCACCCTTGCAGGGCGATCAGCCGATGTATTTGGGTTTCATGGCGAGCGTGTTGCTTAATGATGAAGACGGCAATGGCAGTGGCGGCGGTAAGGGCACAGACAGTCGGGCCGGCCTTGGGAGTGCAAATGGTGGCGGCAATTTAGTTCCTATAAAATCAGCGGTGGCAGCTGCCGCGACCGCGGCGAAAGCATTCAACGACTCGTTAGCGTCAGCCGTGACGGCGACGTCGACGGCTGCGTCTGCTTCAACACCCGAATGGTCGACACACTTGGCATTTGTCATATTCAAATGTTGCGTTATTATACTCATTATACTCGCAGCCATACTCGGCAACGTGCTCGTGATTGTGTCCGTTATGCGGCATCGGAAATTGCG CATTATCACGAACTACTTTGTGGTTTCGTTAGCCGTGGCTGATATGTTGGTGGCCCTGTGCGCCATGACATTCAACGCTTCCGTCGAGATTACCGGGAAATGGATGTTCGGCGCCGTAATGTGCGATGTGTGGAACAGTTTCGATGTTTACTTCTCAACGGCGAGTATTATGCACCTCTGCTGCATATCTGTGGATAG ATATTACGCGATTGTGCAACCGCTCGATTATccactgattatgacgcagggACGTGTGTACTTTATGCTCTTGATGGTGTGGCTGTTGCCCGCGCTTCTCTCATTTCTACCGATCTGCTCGGGCTGGTACACGACGGAGGAAAATTGGAAATACTTAAAAAGCAATCCACAC ATATGCGAATTCAAAGTGAACAAGGCGTACGCCATAGTTAGTTCCTCGATGAGTTTCTGGATACCTGGTTTCGTAATGGTCTTCATGTACTATCGCATTTATCAAGAGGCTGTACGACAGGAACGGCTTGTCTACAG ATCCAAAGTTGCTGCCCTCCTTCTAGACAAACATTTGCAGATTAGCCAAATACCCAAGCCGCGACCAAGTATCCAAGTCGAACAGTCGACCATTACAACAATGCGCCGGGAGCGCAAGGCCGCACGTACGCTTGGAATAATAATGAGTGCTTTTCTACTCTGTTGGGCGCCATTTTTCCTATG GTATTTAACGTCCACACTTTGCTCTAGTTGCACCACACCgcgcattgttgttggtatacTCTTTTGGATCGGCTACTTCAATTCGGCTTTGAATCCCATTATTTATGCCTACTTCAATCGTGATTTTCGTGGAGCTTTCAAGAAAACACTGAAG CTGGCATTCACATTTCTGATACGTTGCCTCTCACCATCCAAATGCTAG